AAAGCTGATCGTGATCGGTGAGGTCGCCCGGGACTTCCAGCTCTACACGAAGATCACCGGCGGGCAGCGGATCGACCTGTTCGGGGCGCGGGTGGAGCAGTTGCCGCAGATCTGGCGGCGGCTGGTGGACGCCGGCTTCGAGTCCGGCCACGCGTACGGCAAGGCGCTGCGCACAGTGAAGTCCTGCGTCGGAGAGACCTGGTGCCGGTACGGGGTGCAGGACTCGGTGGGGTTGGCCGTGGCGCTGGAGCTGCGCTATCGGGGGTTGCGCGCCCCGCACAAGATCAAGTCAGCGGTCTCCGGCTGCGCTCGGGAGTGCGCCGAGGCACGTAGCAAGGACTTCGGCATCATCGCCACCGAAAGCGGCTGGAATCTCTACGTCGGTGGCAACGGTGGCTTCCGGCCCCGGCACGCCGATTTGTTCGCCACCGACCTGTCGACGGAAGCGCTGATTTCGCTGATCGACAGATTCTTGATCTATTACATCCGCACCGGCGACCGACTGCAGCGCACGGCCGGCTGGATCGAGGCGATGGACGGCGGCCTGGACCACCTGCGCTCGGTGATCGTGGACGACTCGCTGGGCCTCTGCGCCGAACTGGACGCGGCAATGGCCCGGCACGTGGCGTCGTACTCCGACGAGTGGCGCGACGTGCTGAACGACCCGGATCGGCTGCGCCGCTACACCTCCTTCGTCAATGCTCCCGAGGTACCCGACCCGTCGATCACCTTCGCGCGGGAACGCGGCCAGCCGGTGCCGGCGGGCGGCCACACCCCGACCCGACCCCAGCCGGTCGCGCTGGGCCTGCCGGAGGTGCGGCGATGAACCACGCCACCACGCTGGGCTGGGCCCCGGTCTGCCCCCTCGACCGGCTGGAACCGGACCGGGGGGTCGCCGCCCTGGTCGACGGGGTGCAGGTCGCCCTCTTCCGGACCGCGGACGGGCTGTTCGCGATCGACAACCGCGATCCGGTCTCCGGGGCGTACGTGCTGTCCCGGGGCATCGTGGGCAGCCGCAGAGGGGTGCCGACGATCGCCTCGCCGCTGCACAAGCAGGTGTACGACCTCCGCACCGGGCACTGCCTCGACCTGCCCGGGGTGGCCGTGACCCGGCACGACGCGCGCTGCCGCGGCGGGCTGGTCGAAGTGCGGCTGCGACAGGAGGGCTGATGCGGGAGGAACTGGCCGGCTTCACCATCGGGGTGACCGCCGACCGGCGGCGCGACGAGCTGGCCGCGCTGCTCGAACGGCGAGGCGCCCGGGTGGTGCTCGCCCCGGCGCTGCGGATCGTGCCGCTGTCCGACGACACCGAGCTGCGCGAGGCGACCCGGGCCTGCCTGGACCAGCCACCGGACATCCTGATGGCCAACACCGGCATCGGCATGCGTGGGTGGCTGGAGGCGGCCGAGGGCTGGGGGCTGGCCGAGTCGCTGCGCTCGGTCCTGGCCAGCTCGTACGTGGTC
The nucleotide sequence above comes from Micromonospora sp. NBC_00389. Encoded proteins:
- the nirD gene encoding nitrite reductase small subunit NirD; the encoded protein is MNHATTLGWAPVCPLDRLEPDRGVAALVDGVQVALFRTADGLFAIDNRDPVSGAYVLSRGIVGSRRGVPTIASPLHKQVYDLRTGHCLDLPGVAVTRHDARCRGGLVEVRLRQEG